The following are from one region of the Fastidiosipila sp. genome:
- a CDS encoding methyltransferase, with the protein MPQRQSHYFDSDPDTGHDYAMVRASWEQLAFQFQTDSGVFSRHRLDPGTDLLVKTVLGVFPDRPSRVLDLGTGVGVAAIALARLRPRVTVIASDVNRRALQLAAGNIARAGLDKRVTLVECDGVPDGVYDLILTNPPIRAGKEVVYRLFRESARALSPDGSLYVVIRVKQGAASARRELENYFGKVETLARSKGYHVLRASEAAAGLMKRGDKR; encoded by the coding sequence ATGCCGCAGAGACAGTCACATTATTTCGATTCCGACCCGGACACCGGGCACGACTATGCCATGGTCCGGGCTTCTTGGGAGCAGCTTGCCTTTCAATTCCAAACTGACAGCGGGGTTTTTTCACGCCATCGCCTGGATCCTGGCACCGATTTATTGGTTAAGACCGTTCTGGGTGTGTTTCCGGACAGGCCTTCAAGAGTCCTCGACCTTGGAACGGGCGTAGGGGTCGCAGCCATTGCCCTTGCCAGGCTTCGCCCCCGGGTGACGGTTATTGCCAGTGACGTCAACCGTCGCGCGCTTCAGCTGGCAGCCGGCAATATTGCCAGGGCGGGGCTTGACAAGCGTGTCACTTTGGTGGAGTGTGACGGCGTTCCGGATGGTGTCTACGATCTTATCCTGACCAATCCGCCAATCCGCGCGGGCAAGGAAGTGGTCTATCGTCTCTTCCGGGAGTCGGCCAGGGCCCTTTCGCCGGACGGCAGCCTCTATGTGGTGATCCGGGTCAAGCAGGGGGCAGCCTCTGCCAGGCGCGAACTTGAAAACTATTTTGGCAAGGTCGAGACACTTGCCCGTTCCAAGGGGTATCATGTGCTCAGGGCATCGGAGGCAGCAGCAGGATTGATGAAGCGCGGGGATAAAAGATGA
- a CDS encoding QueT transporter family protein translates to MTQSALIAALYLALTLVTSFMSFSFIQLRLAEALTALPALFPSAVMGVFAGCLLSNLLNPAPLGLVDILGGSAVTLAAALLTWWLARPWRRRLADEIGGEAVVSRVFSRKDLTARLVPLLPPVLLNAMVVGGYLPFLIRPGRVTAALVAGSVGALFLSQSLVVFGIGLPLLSALKRTPWAQRVYLPEREREVRRSRGGK, encoded by the coding sequence TTGACTCAAAGTGCCCTGATTGCCGCCCTCTATCTGGCGCTGACCCTGGTCACTTCTTTTATGAGTTTCTCCTTTATTCAGCTGCGGCTGGCAGAGGCACTGACCGCGCTTCCGGCGCTTTTCCCCTCTGCCGTCATGGGTGTGTTCGCCGGCTGCCTGCTTTCCAACCTGCTCAATCCCGCCCCATTGGGCCTGGTCGATATCCTGGGGGGCAGTGCGGTTACTTTGGCAGCTGCTCTTTTAACCTGGTGGCTGGCAAGACCCTGGCGCCGCAGGCTGGCGGATGAAATTGGGGGAGAGGCGGTAGTCAGCAGGGTTTTTTCCCGGAAGGATTTGACCGCCAGGCTTGTCCCGCTCCTTCCCCCTGTTCTGCTCAATGCCATGGTCGTCGGCGGTTATCTGCCCTTCCTGATCAGGCCCGGCCGTGTCACAGCGGCCCTGGTGGCAGGCAGTGTCGGTGCCCTTTTTCTCTCCCAGTCCCTGGTCGTGTTCGGCATCGGACTGCCCCTCCTGTCAGCCCTGAAACGAACGCCCTGGGCGCAGAGGGTTTATCTGCCGGAAAGAGAACGGGAAGTCAGGCGAAGCCGGGGAGGCAAGTGA
- the hemZ gene encoding coproporphyrinogen dehydrogenase HemZ, translated as MAARIEAEGHREMAALADVVRLFFGSAKEEEAALLALSHPDRLTVSSRVDPAVKPAEARAASRCGRSDKRVTVTTQLEGENPPGVTETIPLHEIRRVLKRQLYLILSQATGRTFPWGALTGVRPTQIALQLIGRSSPEQAVSDLFDYWLLDWSKAELAVETALAEEKLLDRIGEGEALLYVGLPFCPGRCLYCSFITQDAQRQQESLGRYVDTVIQEARGLFDSGFYHKIAAVYYGGGTPTSLPAPLFQRYLKEVLAVTPLGDKAELTMEAGRPDTIDREKLELIRASGFNRLCINPQTMKDGTLRRIGRRHTAEETAVAFRLARSMGFSDINMDLIAGLPGEGADDLLDSLARVMALGPESITLHTLAIKRGSYLDRLFDDRDALLPDPALMDAVERSHDLLRKEGYRPYYLYKQKNCRSGLENTGFTRTGGSLYNVAMMSDRVPVVGLGSGSTSKAVHELTARRIHNPKDLLVYMDRVDEQISKKRSLFLSEPQK; from the coding sequence ATGGCAGCCCGGATCGAGGCAGAGGGGCACAGGGAGATGGCCGCGCTGGCCGATGTGGTCCGTCTTTTTTTTGGATCAGCCAAAGAGGAGGAGGCCGCCTTGCTGGCACTCTCTCACCCGGATAGGCTTACCGTCAGTTCGCGGGTTGATCCCGCCGTCAAGCCTGCTGAGGCGCGTGCCGCCTCAAGGTGCGGCCGCTCAGACAAAAGGGTGACCGTGACGACACAGCTTGAGGGAGAGAATCCGCCGGGGGTGACGGAAACCATTCCACTTCACGAGATCAGGCGGGTGCTGAAACGTCAGCTTTACCTGATTCTTTCGCAAGCGACAGGCAGGACCTTTCCCTGGGGCGCCCTGACAGGGGTGCGGCCGACCCAGATCGCGCTCCAGCTGATCGGCCGGTCGTCGCCTGAACAGGCGGTGAGTGACCTTTTTGATTACTGGCTGCTTGATTGGTCCAAGGCAGAACTGGCCGTCGAAACAGCACTTGCCGAAGAAAAGCTGCTTGATAGGATCGGAGAGGGGGAGGCACTCCTTTATGTGGGCCTGCCCTTTTGTCCGGGCAGATGCCTTTACTGCAGCTTTATCACCCAGGACGCACAAAGGCAGCAGGAAAGCCTCGGCCGCTATGTGGATACGGTCATTCAGGAGGCCCGGGGCCTGTTCGACAGTGGTTTTTATCACAAAATTGCTGCCGTCTATTATGGCGGCGGAACACCGACCAGCCTGCCGGCTCCTCTTTTCCAGCGTTACCTGAAGGAGGTTCTGGCAGTCACACCCCTGGGGGACAAGGCCGAGCTGACCATGGAAGCGGGCCGGCCCGATACCATTGACCGGGAGAAGCTTGAGCTGATCCGGGCGTCTGGTTTCAACAGGCTTTGCATCAATCCGCAGACCATGAAGGACGGGACCCTGCGGCGGATCGGGCGCCGCCATACAGCGGAAGAAACAGCCGTTGCCTTCCGGCTCGCCCGCTCCATGGGTTTTTCTGATATCAACATGGATTTGATCGCCGGCCTCCCCGGCGAAGGGGCGGACGACCTGCTCGATTCCCTTGCCCGTGTCATGGCTCTGGGGCCGGAGAGCATCACCCTCCACACCCTGGCAATCAAAAGGGGATCTTATCTGGACCGCCTCTTTGATGACCGGGATGCTCTCCTGCCTGATCCTGCCTTGATGGACGCGGTTGAACGGTCACATGACTTGCTTCGGAAAGAGGGCTACCGGCCTTATTACCTCTACAAGCAGAAAAATTGCCGGTCCGGCCTGGAAAATACCGGATTCACACGGACCGGCGGTTCACTTTACAATGTGGCTATGATGAGTGACCGGGTTCCGGTCGTGGGACTGGGAAGCGGTTCGACCTCAAAGGCCGTCCATGAGCTCACGGCCCGGCGCATCCATAACCCCAAGGACTTGCTTGTCTACATGGACCGCGTCGATGAGCAGATCAGCAAAAAGAGATCCCTATTCCTTTCCGAACCGCAAAAGTAG
- a CDS encoding DUF1624 domain-containing protein: MEIEEKVVRRRIPELDFLRGCALTLMMFHHTIGDLYDIYHQDFVAFQHSYWFYEIGRPLVLVVFLSVSGASSRFSRNSLKRGFRMVLFAITATALSIFVDGFAGTGLLLFNVIHVVALSTVAYALLERLAVRLKWIPDPREEASHESEDTESYRPHLFPGLLIIIGMLAIFAATFIEPILPDYSSNPFLIMLGAPAKGVHLLDRMPIFPWIGFFLSGAAVGHTLYATGEAFTRYDGRFYRLTRPIRFMGRHSLWVYFVHQPIILFILFLLNKTGIFG, from the coding sequence GTGGAGATTGAAGAGAAAGTGGTCAGGCGGCGGATTCCGGAACTCGATTTTTTAAGAGGCTGCGCCCTCACGCTCATGATGTTCCACCACACCATCGGTGACCTTTACGACATCTACCATCAGGACTTTGTGGCTTTTCAGCACAGTTACTGGTTTTATGAAATCGGCCGCCCCCTGGTGCTTGTCGTTTTCCTTTCAGTTTCTGGCGCCAGCTCCCGCTTTTCCCGCAACAGCCTGAAACGCGGTTTCCGCATGGTTTTATTCGCCATCACCGCGACTGCCCTGTCGATTTTTGTCGATGGATTCGCCGGCACCGGCCTTCTTCTCTTCAATGTGATCCATGTGGTCGCCCTGTCGACGGTCGCCTATGCTCTGCTCGAAAGGCTGGCCGTCCGGCTGAAATGGATCCCTGACCCCCGCGAGGAAGCAAGCCATGAAAGTGAAGATACAGAATCCTACCGGCCCCACCTTTTCCCCGGCCTCCTGATTATCATCGGCATGCTGGCCATTTTTGCCGCCACCTTCATTGAACCCATTCTTCCTGACTATTCATCCAATCCCTTCCTGATCATGCTGGGAGCCCCCGCTAAAGGCGTTCACCTGCTCGACCGCATGCCGATTTTCCCCTGGATTGGCTTTTTTCTGTCAGGCGCTGCAGTCGGGCATACGCTTTATGCGACGGGCGAGGCCTTCACCCGGTACGATGGCCGCTTCTACAGGCTGACCCGTCCCATCCGCTTCATGGGGCGCCATTCCCTCTGGGTCTACTTCGTCCACCAGCCAATTATCCTTTTCATCCTCTTCCTTTTGAACAAAACGGGAATTTTCGGCTAG
- a CDS encoding NCS2 family permease, with protein sequence MFEKSFKLKERGVTVKGELAAGLTTFMTMAYILAVNPDILSVTGMNAGGVLIATALSSAIACVCMAFMANLPFALAPGMGLNAYFAFSVVLGMGYSWQFALFAVFVEGLIFIVLSLTNVREAIFNAIPLTLKHAVGAGIGLFIAFIGLQNSGLVQQNPATAVELIPFKDLMNGAGLLALLTLVGVLIIGVLAYKNVKGALLIGMFAVWIIGIILQAVGLYVPNPEAGLFSLYPHWGLPDFAGFGQIAGQAFSSTAFANFNIADFLVIMFSFLFVDIFDTLGTLIGVADKAGMLDEEGKLPQIRGALMADAVGTVVGAVAGTSTVTTYVESAAGVAEGGRTGLTALTTGILFLLAIILSPIFISIPSFATSAALIYVGFLMLSSILKVDFSDISEALPAYVALFAMPFFYSISHGIMFGIIFYVLVNMISGKFKKISPLMYILAIAFILKFALLG encoded by the coding sequence ATGTTTGAAAAATCGTTTAAGCTCAAAGAACGCGGCGTGACCGTGAAGGGTGAGCTTGCGGCCGGTTTGACCACGTTTATGACGATGGCCTATATCCTGGCCGTCAACCCCGATATTTTGAGTGTGACGGGCATGAATGCGGGCGGTGTTCTGATCGCGACGGCGTTATCATCCGCCATCGCCTGCGTCTGCATGGCCTTCATGGCCAACCTGCCCTTCGCCCTGGCGCCGGGCATGGGGCTTAACGCCTACTTCGCCTTTTCGGTCGTGCTCGGCATGGGGTATTCCTGGCAGTTCGCGCTTTTTGCTGTCTTTGTCGAGGGACTGATCTTCATTGTCCTGTCACTGACCAATGTCCGCGAGGCCATCTTCAACGCCATCCCGCTCACACTTAAGCACGCAGTCGGAGCAGGCATCGGGCTCTTCATCGCCTTCATCGGCCTGCAGAACTCGGGCCTGGTCCAGCAGAATCCGGCAACAGCGGTTGAGCTGATTCCATTCAAGGACCTGATGAACGGTGCCGGACTTCTAGCCCTGCTGACCCTGGTAGGCGTACTCATCATCGGCGTCCTGGCCTACAAGAATGTCAAAGGCGCCCTCCTGATCGGCATGTTTGCCGTCTGGATCATCGGTATCATTCTCCAGGCCGTGGGACTCTACGTCCCCAACCCCGAGGCCGGGCTCTTCTCGCTCTATCCGCATTGGGGGCTGCCTGACTTTGCCGGCTTCGGCCAGATTGCCGGTCAGGCCTTTTCGTCGACCGCCTTTGCCAACTTCAATATCGCTGACTTCCTGGTCATCATGTTCTCCTTCCTCTTTGTCGATATTTTCGATACCCTGGGGACCCTGATCGGTGTCGCTGACAAGGCGGGCATGCTGGACGAAGAAGGCAAGCTGCCCCAGATCCGGGGCGCCCTCATGGCTGACGCGGTCGGCACGGTGGTCGGCGCAGTTGCCGGCACCTCGACCGTCACGACCTACGTTGAAAGCGCTGCGGGCGTCGCTGAGGGCGGCCGCACGGGATTGACCGCACTGACAACAGGAATTCTCTTCCTGCTCGCCATCATCCTGTCGCCCATCTTCATTTCGATTCCGTCCTTCGCGACCTCAGCCGCTTTGATTTACGTCGGTTTCCTGATGCTTTCGTCCATCCTGAAGGTTGACTTCTCGGATATTTCCGAAGCCCTGCCCGCTTATGTTGCCCTCTTCGCAATGCCCTTCTTCTACAGCATTTCGCACGGCATCATGTTCGGCATCATCTTCTACGTTCTGGTCAACATGATCAGCGGGAAATTCAAGAAGATCAGCCCGCTTATGTACATCCTGGCCATTGCGTTCATCCTGAAATTCGCCCTGCTCGGATAG
- a CDS encoding DUF2207 domain-containing protein has translation MPGPRSRGKNKSGGASVRHAAFVPALTACLLCLALIPAARVQAATDQAGTFVEKAEADIRINLDGTVDIVESITFHFQHKKTALPFDLIFPLEGEPHLEMLELAREEGADQGKYIPIPRQDKLRPQPLSYSTVRKRDRIRAVVDSTGLQGRCTFRITYQWNRGVILKEGRAIVSGPLLAVRPDTRIETMKWTLHFPEGIRMDLSQITPVSIRAMTMKKTSERTISYIDNQTFYKIDGIALIISMPGNSFPLIFPASDKTSLSSLFEKADRQSWQLSRLGMLRLSLIRVVVPLAAAGLLIYVTLYLIQIMGLGLPGRNFARWPVSEAPALVAKLARIHPRDSLLLLGTLLQLINRKEVLWRDEIFSWRKPGRNDFSGFTAWEIVLLQWLFAGHESYDHTLAPERLRLAARDPDFRELATRFRAQIDKEFNHSGLKNLKLTSSFRLFFIVFAALFFVLSGLLFLITHAATAFLLLIPALFFALGGITFRFLTGKGVRRYLETRRFMRKLASPQMIIDSCAGRLNEAETVISTLPAAIALKKRKAFFKGLRALPRPLFMRASYALLHVYRQLPVPGEDKLATISSDDEFERLRLKIEEMERILSAWEEFFDSCFI, from the coding sequence ATGCCAGGACCGCGATCCAGGGGAAAAAACAAATCCGGCGGGGCCTCTGTCCGGCACGCTGCCTTTGTGCCTGCGCTGACTGCCTGCCTCTTGTGCCTGGCACTTATTCCTGCAGCCAGGGTTCAGGCCGCAACCGATCAAGCAGGTACTTTCGTTGAAAAAGCCGAAGCAGACATCCGGATCAATCTGGACGGAACCGTCGACATCGTTGAATCCATTACTTTCCATTTTCAACATAAGAAGACTGCACTTCCCTTCGATCTGATTTTCCCACTGGAAGGCGAGCCTCACCTTGAAATGCTTGAACTGGCCAGGGAAGAGGGCGCGGATCAGGGCAAGTACATCCCCATCCCCCGCCAAGACAAGCTAAGGCCACAGCCCCTGTCCTATTCAACTGTCAGGAAAAGGGACCGGATCCGGGCGGTAGTCGATTCAACTGGACTGCAAGGCCGCTGCACCTTTCGAATCACCTATCAGTGGAACCGCGGCGTCATTTTGAAAGAAGGCAGGGCAATCGTCTCAGGGCCGTTGCTTGCCGTCCGCCCTGATACACGTATCGAGACCATGAAATGGACGCTCCATTTCCCAGAAGGAATCCGGATGGATCTCAGCCAGATCACACCCGTTTCCATCCGGGCCATGACCATGAAAAAAACCTCGGAGCGAACGATTTCCTACATCGACAATCAGACCTTTTACAAAATCGACGGAATCGCCCTGATCATCAGTATGCCCGGAAACAGTTTCCCCCTGATTTTTCCCGCTTCCGACAAGACGTCTTTGTCCTCCCTCTTTGAGAAGGCCGACAGGCAATCCTGGCAGCTGTCCAGGCTTGGCATGCTTCGCCTCTCCCTGATCCGCGTGGTTGTGCCTTTGGCGGCGGCAGGCCTTTTGATCTATGTGACGCTTTATCTGATACAGATCATGGGACTGGGACTGCCAGGGAGGAATTTCGCCCGCTGGCCTGTATCGGAGGCGCCGGCCTTGGTGGCCAAGCTGGCCAGGATACATCCCCGTGACTCCCTCCTGCTCCTGGGCACCCTCCTCCAGCTCATCAATCGCAAAGAGGTCCTTTGGCGCGATGAGATCTTCAGCTGGAGGAAACCGGGCCGTAATGATTTCTCAGGATTCACGGCCTGGGAAATAGTCCTTTTGCAGTGGCTCTTTGCCGGCCATGAAAGCTACGATCATACCTTGGCCCCTGAGCGCCTCCGGCTGGCGGCCCGTGATCCCGATTTCCGTGAACTGGCAACCCGCTTCCGGGCTCAGATTGACAAGGAATTCAATCACAGCGGCCTGAAAAACCTGAAATTGACCTCCTCGTTCAGGTTATTCTTTATCGTCTTCGCCGCTTTGTTTTTTGTCCTGTCGGGCCTGCTTTTCCTGATCACCCACGCAGCAACCGCCTTTTTGCTCCTTATTCCAGCCCTCTTCTTTGCCTTGGGAGGGATCACTTTTCGTTTTTTGACAGGCAAAGGGGTCAGACGCTACCTCGAAACACGCCGTTTCATGCGGAAGCTGGCCAGCCCCCAAATGATCATCGATTCATGCGCCGGAAGGCTCAACGAGGCCGAAACGGTGATCAGCACCCTCCCGGCCGCCATTGCCCTGAAGAAAAGAAAGGCTTTCTTCAAGGGACTTCGTGCACTCCCCCGTCCCCTGTTCATGCGGGCATCTTACGCCCTCCTCCATGTTTACCGGCAGCTGCCCGTACCGGGAGAGGACAAGCTGGCCACAATCTCTTCCGATGACGAATTTGAACGGCTGCGACTCAAAATTGAAGAGATGGAACGGATCTTGTCTGCCTGGGAGGAGTTTTTTGACTCCTGCTTTATTTAG
- a CDS encoding 30S ribosomal protein S21, with amino-acid sequence MTEIRVKENESLDSALRRFKRSCARSGVLAEVRKREHYEKPSVKRKKKAEAARKRKR; translated from the coding sequence TTGACGGAGATTCGTGTAAAGGAAAATGAATCCCTGGACAGTGCGCTGAGACGTTTCAAGCGTTCCTGCGCCCGTTCCGGTGTGCTGGCTGAAGTGCGCAAACGCGAACACTATGAAAAACCCAGTGTTAAACGCAAGAAAAAAGCCGAAGCCGCCAGAAAGCGCAAGCGCTGA
- a CDS encoding isoleucine--tRNA ligase, with translation MYEKVDSSLDFVPREKKILAFWKEHDIFKKSMENRQGAPIYSFYDGPPTANGMPHAGHVLTRVIKDLIPRYRTMKGFYVPRKAGWDTHGLPVELEVERRLGLDGKDQIEAYGVEAFIRECKKSVWKYKGEWEEMSERIGFWADMEHPYITYENDYIESVWWSLKQIWDKGLIYQGHKVVPYCPRCGTSLSSHEVAQGYRDISERSVYVRFRAKDQPDTYYAVWTTTPWTLPSNVALCVNANEYYVLCEVDGEPDGSPGRPRYIIARELCHRVFGQDARILETYLGSDLLGREYEPLYTFGLEGVEKSGRKAYFLVSDPYVTLTDGTGIVHIAPAFGEDDARIGRANDLPMIQLVAEDGTMTEEVEGFAGVFVKDADDGLVELLRRNNLLLSEEMTEHTYPFCWRCDTPLIYYARTAWFIEMTKLRGQLLENNDKINWIPAHIGPGRFGHFLESVIDWCISRERYWGTPLPVWQCESCGHLHMVGSIAEMKAMSPGCPEDIELHKPMIDQVHLTCPACSKTMSRVPEVIDGWYDSGAMPYAQYHYPFENEELTLERMPADFISEAIDQTRGWFYSLHAISTALFDEEAYRTCLVLGHVLDKDGIKMSKHLGNIVEPGHILDLEGADAMRWMFYSGSQPWLSARFSEDAVNEAKRRFMGTFWNTYAFFILYANIDRFDPADYQDFPLDEFKTVMDRWIESRLHSLIREVDHRLEVCDVTTAARALESFVEDLSNWYVRRSRERYWGPDMDTDKITAYLVLHHVLSTMAYVIAPFTPFMAETVYLNLVADRSPHAPESVHMCDYPAADEDRIDKALEAEMERVLELVSLGRAARNNAQLKIRQPLAEMVVVGMEPLSEELSALVRDELNIKDLRFDTDDRKLIDYSFKPQLRTLGRRMGGDLQQARSLIEGLPGRATMEQLEEGESIQLAVGDKIYDLSLEDLLVEEIPAAGYAIESAGGIKVALSTVLSEALIEEGFVREMVSKIQTMRRSSGFEVTDRIHLYVGRSEQTPLIDRYADAIMSDVLADQLIYFDGEDELPGGIKGQAWDINGHSMVFAVRVPAGQS, from the coding sequence ATGTACGAAAAAGTGGACAGCAGTCTCGATTTTGTTCCGCGCGAAAAAAAGATCCTGGCTTTTTGGAAAGAGCATGATATTTTCAAAAAGTCCATGGAAAATCGTCAGGGTGCGCCGATTTACTCCTTCTACGACGGCCCGCCGACTGCCAATGGCATGCCTCACGCCGGCCATGTGCTGACACGTGTCATTAAGGATTTGATACCGCGCTACCGGACCATGAAAGGTTTTTATGTGCCCCGCAAGGCTGGCTGGGATACCCATGGTTTGCCCGTTGAGCTGGAAGTCGAGAGAAGACTGGGTCTGGACGGCAAAGACCAGATCGAGGCCTATGGCGTTGAAGCCTTTATCAGGGAATGCAAAAAATCAGTTTGGAAATACAAGGGCGAATGGGAGGAGATGTCCGAACGTATTGGCTTCTGGGCGGATATGGAGCATCCCTACATCACCTACGAGAACGATTACATCGAATCCGTCTGGTGGTCGCTTAAACAAATTTGGGACAAGGGCCTGATTTATCAAGGCCACAAGGTGGTTCCCTACTGCCCCCGCTGCGGGACCTCGCTTTCCAGCCATGAGGTAGCCCAGGGCTACCGGGATATTTCGGAGCGTTCGGTCTACGTGCGTTTCCGGGCCAAGGATCAGCCGGACACCTACTACGCCGTCTGGACGACCACACCCTGGACCCTGCCTTCCAACGTGGCCCTCTGCGTCAATGCCAACGAATATTATGTGCTCTGTGAGGTCGACGGGGAGCCGGACGGTTCACCGGGCAGGCCCCGCTACATCATTGCCCGGGAGCTCTGTCACAGGGTATTCGGCCAGGACGCCCGGATCCTTGAAACCTATCTGGGCAGCGACCTGCTGGGCCGTGAATATGAACCGCTTTACACCTTCGGGCTCGAAGGGGTCGAAAAATCGGGGAGAAAGGCCTACTTCCTGGTCAGCGACCCCTACGTCACCCTGACGGACGGAACCGGCATCGTCCACATCGCGCCGGCTTTCGGCGAGGATGACGCCCGGATCGGCCGCGCCAACGATCTGCCCATGATTCAGCTTGTCGCCGAAGACGGCACCATGACCGAAGAAGTCGAGGGTTTTGCCGGCGTCTTCGTCAAGGATGCCGATGACGGCCTGGTGGAACTCCTGCGCCGCAACAACCTCCTCTTGTCCGAGGAGATGACCGAGCATACCTATCCCTTCTGCTGGCGCTGTGACACCCCGCTCATTTATTATGCCCGGACCGCCTGGTTCATCGAGATGACCAAGCTGCGCGGCCAGCTCCTGGAGAACAACGACAAGATTAACTGGATCCCGGCCCATATCGGGCCCGGCCGTTTCGGCCATTTTCTGGAGAGTGTCATTGACTGGTGCATCTCGCGCGAACGATACTGGGGGACCCCGCTGCCCGTCTGGCAGTGCGAATCCTGCGGGCATCTGCACATGGTCGGGTCCATTGCAGAGATGAAGGCCATGTCGCCCGGCTGCCCGGAAGACATTGAGCTGCATAAACCCATGATTGACCAGGTTCACCTGACCTGCCCGGCCTGTTCCAAAACCATGTCCCGGGTTCCCGAAGTGATTGACGGCTGGTATGATTCCGGCGCCATGCCCTACGCGCAGTACCACTACCCCTTTGAGAACGAGGAGCTGACACTGGAGCGCATGCCTGCTGACTTTATCTCAGAAGCCATTGACCAGACAAGGGGGTGGTTCTACAGCCTGCACGCCATCAGCACGGCCCTCTTTGATGAAGAAGCCTACAGGACCTGCCTGGTTCTGGGCCATGTCCTTGACAAGGACGGCATCAAGATGTCCAAGCATCTGGGCAACATCGTCGAACCGGGACATATCCTGGACCTCGAAGGGGCCGACGCCATGCGATGGATGTTTTATTCGGGGAGCCAGCCCTGGCTTTCCGCCCGTTTTTCTGAAGACGCGGTCAACGAAGCCAAGCGGCGTTTCATGGGGACCTTCTGGAATACGTATGCCTTCTTTATTCTCTACGCCAATATTGACCGCTTCGATCCGGCTGATTACCAGGACTTTCCCTTGGATGAATTCAAGACAGTCATGGACCGCTGGATTGAAAGCAGGCTGCATTCCCTGATCAGGGAGGTGGACCACAGGCTGGAGGTCTGTGACGTCACGACGGCGGCCCGGGCTCTGGAAAGCTTTGTCGAAGACCTGTCCAACTGGTACGTCAGACGTTCGCGGGAGCGCTACTGGGGGCCGGACATGGATACAGACAAAATCACCGCCTACCTGGTTCTCCACCATGTCCTCTCCACCATGGCCTACGTAATTGCTCCCTTTACACCCTTTATGGCGGAAACGGTTTATCTGAACCTGGTTGCGGACCGTTCGCCCCATGCCCCGGAAAGTGTCCATATGTGTGATTACCCGGCTGCGGATGAAGACAGGATCGATAAGGCGCTTGAAGCCGAGATGGAGCGTGTGCTGGAGCTCGTTTCACTGGGGCGGGCTGCCAGGAACAATGCCCAGCTCAAAATCCGTCAGCCCCTGGCTGAGATGGTGGTTGTCGGTATGGAGCCGCTGTCCGAAGAACTCTCTGCCCTGGTCCGCGATGAACTCAACATCAAGGATCTGAGATTTGATACCGATGACAGAAAGCTGATCGATTATTCCTTCAAGCCGCAATTGCGGACTCTGGGAAGGCGGATGGGCGGTGATCTGCAGCAGGCCCGCTCACTGATTGAAGGCCTGCCGGGCAGGGCCACCATGGAGCAGCTGGAGGAGGGGGAAAGCATCCAACTGGCTGTGGGAGACAAAATCTACGACCTGTCACTTGAAGACCTGCTGGTTGAGGAGATCCCGGCGGCGGGCTACGCCATCGAAAGCGCCGGCGGGATCAAAGTCGCCCTGTCCACGGTTCTGTCAGAGGCCCTGATCGAGGAGGGTTTTGTCCGCGAGATGGTCAGCAAGATCCAGACCATGCGCCGTTCCAGCGGTTTTGAGGTGACTGACCGCATTCATCTTTATGTAGGCCGCAGTGAACAGACCCCCCTGATCGACCGCTATGCCGACGCCATCATGTCCGATGTCCTGGCCGACCAATTGATCTACTTTGACGGGGAGGATGAGCTCCCTGGCGGTATCAAGGGGCAGGCGTGGGACATCAACGGGCACTCCATGGTTTTTGCCGTTAGGGTCCCGGCAGGGCAAAGCTGA
- a CDS encoding 2-C-methyl-D-erythritol 2,4-cyclodiphosphate synthase yields the protein MIAISSIGQDSHRFLPEGDSAAQDRPLVLGGLVIEGCPPLDGNSDADVVLHALTNAISGLCGQQVLGQVADAMCRQGIVDSRAYVSQALSFLGDIRLTHLSFSIEAKRPDLSAVIDRMRQEIADLVKLPVSRVAITATTGEDLTSFGRGQGISCFCVASALLPSLSK from the coding sequence ATGATTGCCATCAGCTCAATCGGACAGGACAGCCATCGTTTTTTGCCCGAAGGGGATTCAGCGGCCCAAGACAGACCGCTGGTGCTGGGCGGTTTGGTGATTGAAGGCTGCCCGCCGCTTGATGGGAACAGCGATGCCGACGTGGTCCTGCACGCCCTGACCAACGCCATCTCAGGACTCTGCGGCCAACAGGTACTGGGCCAAGTCGCAGACGCCATGTGCCGCCAAGGAATCGTCGACAGCCGCGCTTACGTCAGCCAGGCCCTTTCTTTCCTTGGAGACATCCGCCTGACCCATCTATCCTTTTCAATTGAAGCCAAAAGACCCGATCTTTCCGCTGTCATCGACCGGATGCGCCAGGAAATTGCTGACCTCGTGAAGCTTCCCGTTTCCAGGGTTGCCATCACAGCCACGACCGGCGAAGACTTGACCTCCTTCGGGCGCGGCCAGGGAATTTCCTGTTTCTGTGTTGCCTCGGCCCTTCTTCCGTCCTTGTCTAAATAA